The following proteins are co-located in the Psilocybe cubensis strain MGC-MH-2018 chromosome 5, whole genome shotgun sequence genome:
- a CDS encoding Meiotically up-regulated gene 190 protein yields MSEPNAPTSAKPDGQAPRNNEKEVTDPVTHLPLTIHDADTVELERIPPPPTATEEKRIREERGADSQEETNARHSDMERVVDEVVHQAWWEDPIGDTRRARIQTSAVAAVAASLGAFSMLILWSVFARVLGRKQSGSGLGWMGFFLAPFVCCFLGLGVGAAGLALGIYQKPPDLPVEQQQQRNTDHEQREKTLNKDESSPESAEWLNAFLNSLWPVVNPSLFTALSDMLEDAMQATLPKMVNGVRVADIGQGSEAVRILGVRWLDAGSAAKDVDGMKAEEGDFVNMEVALAYRAKETTAKGIRSRSANAHLLMEFFVSGGIVVPVWVDLTGFLATARIRFQLTPNPPFLSLMTTTLLGLPKVTLKCTPLAKNFLNVMDVPGLSSWLQKSINMAVEEYVSPRSLTMDLKTLLMGREKMDTEAVGVVIVTIKRAEEFKAGDGGKVFKTRDGQKGDAYVTIGWSKWGKPLWSTRIISGEGPVWEETTALLVGPSELNAQEALQLQLWDADRFTADDLLGNVELDLKDIMTNEQSHNRMSTRCDGLTSEKGDPWPGKIHWECGYFAKTSFDQHLAHKHRDAEKIRSKIEQEAEEKLREAKARDDHEEDGEVQQQKKEDMKEKSDEIIAGSKPTAEWPSGILSIRIEQISSLEIEKIQDSGVREDAEDGDQDDLPSPYCTIIINQQRVYKTRTKMKSNNPFYDAGTEKFIRDWTTTDVIISVRDSRIHEADPVIGIVVLPLRDVFKHNSLFTDSLPLVGGIGYGRMKLSLIFRSVQLILPKRLRGWDVGTLEISSNVKPSFNLPPDYQSCRLVFHTVYGKGKMVPSRDGGWVQKHGRPVRLAVKKRFASCLLIQLRKRLVGPDGTPAFCTLWLKDIPDDEEVDLELPVRKNEKGESIMEQSRANASTDIGDQIGTLKLKVRFWLGLSGYHKYTADHDKNMADVMEVLDYAEGEQDASKHLLEDEHEHESDTSSLTSSDGEDDVGESSTAAIPGGLAKKDGIVGQFNDFRKRKGELHRKHRGLMQWKAMRNVAWVGRGVENQAGKLTDKVKSTFTHHDRETGIEKEV; encoded by the exons ATGTCAGAACCCAACGCACCAACCAGTGCCAAACCAGATGGTCAGGCTCCGCGAAACAATGAGAAAGAGGTCACGGACCCCGTCACCCATCTTCCATTAACCATCCACGATGCAGATACAGTCGAGCTCGAGCGaatccctcctccccctacGGCAACAGAAGAAAAACGCATAAGAGAGGAAAGGGGAGCGGATAGCCAAGAGGAGACGAATGCGCGACATTCTGATATGGAGCGCGTTGTGGACGAAGTAGTCCATCAGGCCTGGTGGGAAGACCCTATAGGAGACACACGCAGAGCCAGGATCCAGACGAGTGCTGTTGCGGCAGTAGCTGCGTCCTTGGGTGCATTTTCAATGTTGATATTGTGGTCTGTTTTTGCACGGGTACTTGGTAGGAAACAGTCTGGAAGTGGTCTGGGATGGATGGGATTTTTCCTTGCCCCCTTCGTATGCTGCTTTCTGGGCCTTGGGGTTGGGGCTGCTGGCTTAGCACTCGGGATATATCAGAAACCGCCTGACCTTCCTGTtgaacagcaacagcaacggAACACAGACCACGAACAACGA GAAAAGACTTTGAATAAAGATGAATCATCACCGGAATCTGCTGAATGGTTGAACGCGTTTTTGAACTCACTGTGGCCTGTCGTCAATCCATCCCTATTTACCGCACTCTCGGACATGCTCGAAGATGCAATGCAAGCCACTCTCCCCAAGATGGTAAATGGTGTGCGTGTAGCCGACATTGGACAAGGATCTGAAGCAGTGCGCATACTTGGTGTTCGGTGGCTGGACGCCGGATCCGCTGCTAAGGATGTAGATGGGATGAAGGCCGAAGAAGGAGATTTCGTTAATATGGAAGTTGCACTGGCTTATCGTGCGAAGGAGACCACGGCGAAAGGCATTCGCAGTCGCTCCGCCAACGCACATCTTCTGATGGAGTTCTTCGTTTCCGGAGGTATAGTGGTTCCTGTGTGGGTGGACCTCACGGGTTTTCTTGCGACAGCACGTATACGTTTCCAGCTTACCCCCAACCCTCCTTTTTTATCACTCATGACTACCACGTTGCTCGGACTTCCAAAAGTCACATTGAAATGCACACCGCTCGCCAAAAACTTTTTGAATGTCATGGACGTGCCTGGTCTGTCTAGTTGGCTGCAGAAAAGTATCAATATGGCGGTGGAGGAGTATGTTTCGCCCAGGAGCTTAACAATGGACTTGAAGACTTTGTTAATGGGACGTGAAAAGATGGATACAGAGGCCGTTGGTGTAGTTATCGTGACTATAAAACGTGCAGAGGAATTCAAAGCCGGGGATGGAGGCAAGGTGTTCAAGACGCGAGATGGGCAAAAGGGAGACGCATATGTTACGATTGGATGGAGCAAATGGGGAAAGCCACTGTGGTCAACACG CATCATATCAGGCGAAGGACCAGTCTGGGAAGAGACTACGGCCTTGTTGGTTGGTCCATCTGAGCTAAACGCTCAGGAGGCTCTTCAACTACAACTATGGGATGCAG ATCGTTTCACCGCCGATGATTTGCTGGGAAATGTTGAATTGGACCTGAAGGACATCATGACGAATGAACAATCGCATAACCGCATGTCAACACGATGCGACGGACTCACAAGCGAAAAGGGCGACCCATGGCCTGGAAAAATTCACTGGGAGTGCGGCTACTTCGCAAAGACCAGCTTTGATCAACACCTTGCACACAAACATCGAGATGCTGAAAAGATTCGATCGAAGATCGAGCAAGAGGCGGAGGAAAAGTTGCGTGAAGCGAAGGCTCGCGATGATCACGAAGAGGATGGCGAAGTTCAACAAcagaagaaggaggatatGAAAGAGAAGAGTGACGAAATTATTGCTGGATCAAAACCCACAGCGGAATGGCCTAGTGGGATTTTGTCGATCAGGATTGAGCAGATCAGCAGTCTCGAAATCGAGAAGATTCAGGATAGTGGTGTACGAGAGGATGCGGAAGATGGTGACCAGGACGATCTGCCGAGTCCTTATTGCACAATCATCATTAATCAACAAAGGGTATATAAAACtaggacgaagatgaagagcaATAATCCATTC TACGATGCAGGCACGGAAAAATTTATACGTGACTGGACCACTACCGACGTTATCATTTCCGTTCGAGATTCACGAATCCACGAAGCTGATCCGGTCATTGGCATCGTCGTACTTCCACTGCGAGATGTGTTTAAGCACAATTCTTTGTTCACGGACTCTCTACCCCTCGTGGGAGGGATAGGTTATGGGAGAATGAAGTTATCTCTTATCTTCCGGTCTGTGCAACTGATACTTCCCAAGCGACTTCGAGGTTGGGATGTTGGTACTCTTGAAATTTCTTCGAATGTCAAACCTTCGTTCAACTTGCCTCCGGATTATCAATCATGCAGGCTGGTGTTCCACACTGTTTATGGGAAAGGAAAGATGGTACCCAGTCGAGACGGAGGCTGGGTTCAAAAGCACGGTCGCCCTGTAAGGCTGGCTGTCAAGAAACGATTTGCTTCGTGCCTTCTTATCCAGTTGCGTAAGCGCCTTGTCGGGCCAGATGGAACGCCTGCTTTTTGCACGTTATGGTTGAAGGATATCcccgacgacgaggaggtcGACTTGGAGCTCCCTGTACGCAAAAACGAGAAAGGAGAGAGCATCATGGAACAGTCTCGAGCCAACGCGTCGACGGACATTGGAGACCAAATTGGGACACTCAAGCTTAAAGTACGTTTCTGGTTAGGATTGAGTGGGTACCATAAGTATACGGCCGACCACGACAAGAACATGGCCGATGTCATGGAGGTCCTTGACTATGCTGAAGGAGAACAAGATGCTAGTAAACATCTTTTGGAAGACGAGCACGAGCATGAATCTGATACGTCGTCTTTAACTTCTTCTGACGGCGAAGATGATGTCGGGGAATCTTCGACCGCGGCCATTCCAGGAGGTCTGGCGAAGAAAGACGGCATTGTGGGCCAGTTCAACGATTTCAGGAAGAGAAAGGGCGAGCTGCACAGGAAACATCGAGGCTTGATGCAATGGAAGGCAATGCGTAATGTTGCTTGGGTTGGAAGAGGGGTGGAAAACCAAGCTGGAAAACTCACCGATAAAGTGAAATCGACATTTACTCACCATGATCGGGAGACGGGCATCGAGAAAGAAGTTTAG
- a CDS encoding Apoptosis-inducing factor 1 codes for MSIKTIAVLDESELKDGQMKEVSFQESGKVLLSRLGDKVHATSAFCTHYGAPLAKGVLTSDGRVVCPWHGGDPNLSCFNVCTGDIEDAPAPMALHSFKTEIKDGKIYVTANPESTQKANMSRQAKLLASGVNSTGNGVVIVGGGSGGFHAVESLREHGYSGPITILSKETYSPIDRTKLSKALITDPAKIEWRTPADLKIKYGTNIRLGVEVTSVDLAQKKVELDAGKDFISYDKLILAAGGTPRRLPIEGAKLQNVFTFRGIDDSKKVDAAAKEGKKMVVIGSSFISMELVAAVSQRKLASIDVIGMEEFPFENVLGKAIGEGLMKYHESKGVKFHMSTKVDKIVAKKDDPNVAAGVIVNGTTIPCDFVVMGVGVAPATEFLKGSGIEIEKDGGIKVDEHLRVKSGPDTKDVYAIGDIAIYPQPSGGEARIEHWNVAGNHGRAVGCNISGKEQPFVKVPVFWSAQGQQLRYCGFGAKFEDVIVKGVPSEMKFIAYYVKGGKIVAVASMQNDPVVSKASELLRLGLMPSPEEVKAGKDLLSIDISSAGTKSKVTS; via the exons ATGTCTATCAAAACTATCGCAGTGCTGGATGAATCCGAACTGAAGGATGGTCAAAT GAAAGAGGTTTCTTTCCAGGAAAGCGGAAAGGTGCTACTGTCTCGCTTAGGCGACAAAGTGCACGCAACGAGCGCGTTCTGCACTCACTACGGTGCTCCATTGGCAAAAGGCGTCTTGACCTCTGACGGACGCGTTGTTTG TCCATGGCACGGAGGTGACCCCAATCTCT CTTGCTTTAATGTCTGCACCGGTGATATTG AGGACGCTCCGGCTCCCATGGCACTCCATTCATTCAAGACCGAGATTAAGGATGGGAAAATATATGTTACAGCCAATCCTGAGAGCACTCAGAAGGCCAACATGTCCCGACAAGCGAAACTTCTTGCTAGCGGGGTAAACAGCACTGGAAATGGGGTCGTTATAGTTGGTGGGGGATCCGGTGGATTCCACGCGGTTGAGAGCTTGAGAGAA CATGGGTACTCAGGACCTATCACCATTTTATCCAAAGAGACCTATAGCCCCATTGATAG AACTAAATTGAGCAAGGCCTTGATCACGGATCCTGCCAAGATCGAATGGAGGACTCCTGCTGATTTAAAGATTAAATATGGCACAAACATTCGTCTCGGAGTC GAAGTGACCTCTGTAGATCTTGCACAGAAGAAAGTCGAGCTTGACGCTGGAAAGGATTTCATCTCATATGATAAACTAATTCTCGCTGCTGGAGGAACACCCAGACGTCTTCCGATTGAAGGAGCTAAGCTCCAGAATGTTTTCACGTTCCGAGGAATTGATGATTCCAAGAAGGTTGATGCTG CCGcgaaggaaggaaagaaaatggtTGTCATCGGTAGCTCGTTTATCAGCATGGAATTGGTTGCTGCTGTTTCCCAACGTAAATTGGCCTCGATCGACGTTATTGGAATGGAAGAATTCCCGTTCGAAAACGTGCTTGGCAAGGCTATCGGTGAAGGGCTGATGAAG TATCATGAAAGCAAGGGGGTGAAATTCCACATGTCTACCAAGGTAGACAAAATAGTGGCAAAAAAGGATGACCCCAATGTTGCTGCTGGAGTGATAGTCAATGGAACAACTATCCCATGCGATTTTGTCGTTATGGGAGTGGGCGTAGCGCCGGCAACTGAGTTCCTCAAGGGAAGCGGCATCGAGATCGAGAAGGATGGTGGTATCAAAGTGGACGAACATTTGCGAGTGAAAAGTGGACCAGACACCAAAGATGTTTATGCCATCG GTGATATTGCCATCTACCCCCAGCCTAGTGGCGGAGAGGCAAGAATAGAACATTGGAAT GTGGCCGGAAACCATGGAAGAGCCGTTGGTTGCAACATCTCGGGCAAAGAGCAACCATTCGTGAAAGTACCTGTATTCTGGAGCGCCC AGGGCCAGCAACTCCGCTATTGTGGATTTGGTGCCAAGTTCGAGGATGTGATTGTCAAAGGAGTTCCATCTGAAATGAAG TTTATTGCTTATTATGTGAAAGGAGGAAAGATAGTTGCTGTAGCAAG CATGCAGAATGATCCCGTAGTCTCCAAGGCTTCCGAGCTACTGCGTTTAGGTTTGATGCCCTCTCCAGAGGAGGTGAAAGCGGGCAAG